Proteins from one Cryptomeria japonica chromosome 4, Sugi_1.0, whole genome shotgun sequence genomic window:
- the LOC131050046 gene encoding pathogenesis-related 5 protein Cup a 3-like: MASSIPEHLAFVVIGLCALITGCYCTDFTIQNKCPFPIWPASFNPSSGLELPPGMQTILHVPPQQQAGRIWGRTGCNFSAQGTGSCQTGDCGGQLNCQLTGAVPTSLVEFTLGGSGNQDYYDISLVDGFNLPVGVAPSTSSCQSISCNKNVLADCPAQLKGDGVCKNACLAFPSNDQYCCRGQYVDNCPPNEYSKFFKGECPQAYSYAKDDATSTFVCPTGATYTVTFCP; encoded by the exons ATGGCGTCTTCAATTCCTGAGCACCTGGCTTTTGTTGTTATAGGATTGTGCGCTTTAATAACAG GATGCTATTGTACGGATTTCACCATACAGAACAAGTGCCCATTTCCGATTTGGCCTGCAAGTTTCAATCCAAGCAGTGGATTAGAGCTTCCCCCTGGCATGCAGACAATTCTACATGTCCCTCCACAACAACAGGCAGGAAGAATATGGGGGCGAACTGGGTGCAATTTCAGTGCACAAGGAACTGGGTCCTGTCAAACAGGGGACTGTGGGGGACAACTGAACTGTCAATTGACTGGAGCAGTCCCTACGAGCTTGGTTGAATTTACCCTCGGTGGAAGTGGAAATCAGGATTATTATGACATCTCTCTTGTAGATGGGTTTAACCTTCCTGTTGGAGTTGCACCCAGTACAAGCAGTTGTCAGTCCATTTCCTGCAATAAAAACGTTCTTGCAGATTGTCCTGCACAATTGAAGGGTGATGGAGTGTGTAAGAATGCTTGTTTAGCTTTTCCTTCTAATGATCAGTATTGTTGTCGTGGGCAATATGTGGATAATTGCCCACCTAATGAATACTCTAAGTTTTTTAAGGGGGAGTGCCCTCAGGCCTATAGCTATGCAAAGGATGATGCTACCAGCACCTTTGTTTGCCCAACGGGTGCTACCTATACTGTTACATTCTGCCCTTGA
- the LOC131874733 gene encoding pathogenesis-related 5 protein Cup a 3-like, translated as MASSIPEHLAFVVIGLCALITGCYCTDFTIQNKCPFPIWPASFNPSSGLELPPGMQTILHVPPQQQAGRIWGRTGCNFSAQGTGSCQTGDCGGQLNCQLTGAVPTSLVEFTLGGSGNQDYYDISLVDGFNLPVGVAPSTSSCQSISCNKNVLADCPAQLKGDGVCKNACLAFPSNDQYCCRGQYVDNCPPNEYSKFFKGECPQTYSYAKDDATSTFVCPTGATYTVTFCP; from the exons ATGGCGTCTTCAATTCCTGAGCACCTGGCTTTTGTTGTTATAGGATTGTGCGCTTTAATAACAG GATGCTATTGTACGGATTTCACCATACAGAACAAGTGCCCATTTCCGATTTGGCCTGCAAGTTTCAATCCAAGCAGTGGATTAGAGCTTCCCCCTGGCATGCAGACAATTCTACATGTCCCTCCACAACAACAGGCAGGAAGAATATGGGGGCGAACTGGGTGCAATTTCAGTGCACAAGGAACTGGGTCCTGTCAAACAGGGGACTGTGGGGGACAACTGAACTGTCAATTGACTGGAGCAGTCCCTACGAGCTTGGTTGAATTTACCCTCGGTGGAAGTGGAAATCAGGATTATTATGACATATCTCTTGTAGATGGGTTTAACCTTCCTGTTGGAGTTGCACCCAGTACAAGCAGTTGTCAGTCCATTTCCTGCAATAAAAACGTTCTTGCAGATTGTCCTGCACAATTGAAGGGTGATGGAGTGTGTAAGAATGCTTGTTTAGCTTTTCCTTCTAATGATCAGTATTGTTGTCGTGGGCAATATGTGGATAATTGCCCACCTAATGAATACTCTAAGTTTTTTAAGGGGGAGTGCCCTCAGACCTATAGCTATGCAAAGGATGATGCTACCAGCACCTTTGTCTGCCCAACGGGTGCTACCTATACTGTTACATTCTGCCCTTGA